A genomic window from Sceloporus undulatus isolate JIND9_A2432 ecotype Alabama chromosome 9, SceUnd_v1.1, whole genome shotgun sequence includes:
- the LOC121915719 gene encoding chemokine-like receptor 1, whose amino-acid sequence MEVNATALWSTDAPLLFSSKPKTNVSNVIDMIQVFLYGVVFLLGSLGNGVVMWITAHQVSRKVNCVWYFNLALADFLFSVSRIVPLLKNAFYEGWPFGSFLCRATSFIKYLNMFCSVFLLAAISLDRAASVVYPVWSKTRRGPRLAWLAAICAWSIAVATSLPFYLYRKVVIDKGNKTKCSLSLGDGETEKLVTYLLRLVCGFLAPCVIIVVCYGVIAVQLRQRKTTFRSKKPFKVILAIVITFFLCWAPYHLFLLLKLGGVKGQAVSIGLPLTSCLAYFNSCANPILYFFMGLDFHRKCFNLPGAFRRALLEDSTHSFRRPSKFTREATSSIDELDNSTVTQRVV is encoded by the coding sequence ATGGAGGTTAATGCCACTGCCTTGTGGTCTACCGATGCACccttgttgttttcttctaaacCCAAAACTAATGTCAGCAATGTAATTGACATGATCCAAGTCTTCCTCTATGGTGTGGTTTTCCTCCTTGGTTCCTTGGGTAATGGAGTTGTGATGTGGATCACAGCCCACCAGGTCTCGCGCAAAGTCAATTGTGTCTGGTACTTCAACCTAGCCTTGGCCGACTTCTTGTTCTCAGTGAGCCGCATTGTGCCATTACTCAAGAATGCTTTCTATGAAGGATGGCCCTTTGGAAGCTTCCTGTGCCGAGCCACCAGTTTCATCAAATACCTCAATATGTTCTGCAGTGTCTTCCTCTTGGCTGCTATCAGCTTGGACCGGGCAGCTTCTGTGGTCTACCCAGTTTGGTCCAAAACTCGCCGTGGACCACGCTTGGCATGGTTGGCTGCCATCTGCGCCTGGTCCATTGCTGTGGCCACCAGCCTCCCTTTCTATCTTTATCGTAAAGTGGTGATTGACAAAGGTAACAAAACTAAATGTTCCCTTTCATTGGgggatggagaaacagaaaagcTGGTGACCTATCTGCTCAGGTTAGTATGTGGGTTCCTGGCTCCCTGTGTCATCATTGTGGTCTGTTATGGGGTCATTGCTGTACAACTGAGGCAACGGAAAACCACCTTCCGCTCCAAGAAGCCCTTCAAGGTGATATTGGCCATTGTGAtcaccttcttcctctgctgggCACCGtaccacctcttccttctcctcaaaCTGGGAGGAGTGAAGGGTCAGGCGGTTTCCATTGGGCTTCCTCTCACTTCTTGCCTGGCCTATTTCAATAGCTGTGCAAACCCCATCCTTTACTTCTTCATGGGGTTGGATTTCCATAGGAAGTGCTTCAACTTGCCAGGGGCCTTCAGGAGAGCCTTGTTGGAAGACAGCACCCATTCGTTTAGAAGGCCTAGCAAATTCACAAGGGAAGCGACTTCTTCCATTGATGAGCTGGACAACTCCACAGTGACCCAAAGGGTGGTCTGA